From a single Miscanthus floridulus cultivar M001 chromosome 8, ASM1932011v1, whole genome shotgun sequence genomic region:
- the LOC136468449 gene encoding putative disease resistance protein RGA3 has protein sequence MIIGCIKAVAEAITVFNECVTFSQWVRSLGSLSIGREKEELKEDDVLKLQSSFQCLRDTLPAMYNFIDRVEWRSHEKGVAELLPELKAAVYDAEDLLEDFRCYKQKVKIEGSATSAEPGTKFFQDFIQGNFNSKLTAIKNRLDNQSMVLERMGIHQATLRFDRSVRPETTSFPTEAKIFGRDEEIKRLIKLLGVPENNTRGPYTRKRSRSDNTKATITSVPVLPIVGIGGVGKTTLAQNFCSHPQVKKHFDVRVWICVSDDFDVKRLTKEVVEQFSGKAPKKDNLNCLQDDLADSLNKRRFLVVLDDMWDDNGELWKTFYAPFKHVFQGSMMLVTTRSQKVADIVRTTNPFLLEGLKDDVFRNFFKLCVFGSNSSNNDPELERIGEQILPKLKGSPLAAKTLGRMLGRSLDLEHWNMILYSQLWELTQEETDILPALRLSYMYLPFHLKRCFSFCAVYPKDYNFVKEELAEIWVAEGFVEPQCNISLQQTSCEYFEELAQLSFFQKLHEKYVIHDLIHDMAQLVSKDECFIIKETKDLERIPKNVRHLSVLKSRDVKWSDLESLCNQTKLRTLLCNMSLKGKKGNSVMEKWCTSTELLCMRVMVCDSISMPDSISNMKNLRYLKILDNCHFNSFPATFCRLYNLQLLYARECRFKEVPRDFSNLSNLHKFEAKFLKIDAGLLNNFNLITGELSICNLCEINKDQAAKFELINKEGIFSLTLNWSNGISHLPGSPEHNEVQVFEALHPPTSIQSVDLECYPGEYLPSWFHGSDDPTIFSSLTNIRVIDSPRLSSLEKFLQPTYMPAIKKIHIENCTGLEFVPVEMFGGLPSLEELNVWNCPKINSQRLMAPSLKTLFLRDSGNLGDDIDCHSLTTFRLSSHQLASLTLNRENFPLLSFLKIQSCRMLETLIGGWPILKSLYISGCPRLKWENRMVLPSSLQKLQLCDCGYFSVRYLENLTSLKSLEMLTCNHIEYIPRDLWSSNLKSLQELKIWDCEELVSIGGPEAIAHIPIVLIQDCPKLMEVRQPLQTGFQW, from the coding sequence ATGATCATAGGATGTATAAAAGCAGTCGCCGAGGCCATTACTgttttcaatgagtgtgtcactTTCTCCCAATGGGTTAGATCTCTGGGATCCCTTTCAATtggaagggagaaagaagaaCTTAAAGAAGATGATGTACTGAAGTTGCAGAGTTCTTTTCAATGCCTTCGGGATACTCTACCTGCAATGTACAACTTTATTGATCGAGTAGAGTGGAGGAGTCATGAGAAGGGTGTGGCAGAGCTCCTTCCAGAACTTAAGGCTGCCGTGTATGATGCAGAAGACCTTCTGGAGGATTTCCGATGCTACAAGCAAAAGGTGAAAATTGAGGGCAGTGCAACCTCAGCGGAACCAGGCACTAAATTCTTTCAAGATTTCATTCAAGGTAACTTCAACAGTAAATTGACTGCCATCAAGAATAGGCTAGATAACCAATCTATGGTGCTTGAGCGAATGGGCATACATCAAGCAACTCTACGGTTTGACAGATCAGTTAGACCTGAGACCACTTCATTCCCCACCGAGGCAAAGATATTTGGCCGCGATGAGGAAATAAAGAGGCTGATTAAATTGCTTGGTGTACCTGAAAATAATACCAGGGGTCCTTACACACGCAAGAGATCAAGAAGTGACAATACTAAAGCAACAATAACAAGTGTTCCAGTTTTGCCCATAGTTGGAATTGGAGGTGTTGGAAAAACTACTTTGGCCCAAAATTTTTGCAGCCATCCGCAAGTGAAAAAACACTTCGATGTGAGAGTTTGGATTTGTGTCTCGGATGACTTTGATGTCAAGAGGTTAACCAAAGAGGTCGTAGAACAATTTTCTGGGAAAGCACCAAAGAAGGATAATTTGAACTGTCTTCAGGATGATCTTGCAGATAGCCTCAACAAGAGAAGATTTTTAGTTGTCCTCGATGACATGTGGGATGATAATGGGGAGCTTTGGAAGACGTTCTATGCACCTTTCAAACATGTGTTTCAGGGAAGCATGATGCTTGTCACAACTAGGTCTCAAAAGGTTGCTGATATAGTACGTACGACAAATCCCTTTCTATTAGAGGGTTTAAAGGATGATGTCTTTAGGAATTTCTTCAAACTATGTGTGTTTGGGTCTAATAGCTCCAACAATGATCCTGAGTTGGAACGGATTGGTGAGCAGATACTCCCAAAGTTGAAAGGCTCTCCTTTAGCTGCAAAAACCCTTGGACGGATGTTAGGAAGGAGCCTTGACCTAGAACATTGGAATATGATTCTTTATAGTCAGTTGTGGGAGCTTACTCAAGAGGAGACTGACATTTTGCCCGCTCTTCGATTGAGCTACATGTATTTACCATTCCATTTGAAGAGATGCTTCTCATTCTGTGCTGTGTACCCGAAAGATTACAATTTTGTAAAGGAAGAGTTAGCTGAAATTTGGGTGGCTGAAGGCTTTGTGGAACCTCAGTGTAACATTTCACTTCAACAAACTAGTTGTGAGTACTTTGAAGAACTTGCACAGCtgtcattttttcagaaacttcATGAGAAATACGTTATACATGATCTGATTCATGACATGGCACAACTGGTTTCAAAGGACGAGTGCTTTATAATAAAAGAGACAAAGGATCTTGAAAGGATTCCTAAGAATGTCCGTCATCTATCGGTGCTCAAAAGCAGAGATGTTAAGTGGTCTGACTTAGAGAGTCTATGCAATCAAACAAAGTTGCGCACCCTACTTTGCAACATGTCTTTGAAGGGTAAAAAGGGCAATAGTGTGATGGAGAAATGGTGTACTAGTACTGAACTTTTGTGCATGCGCGTCATGGTATGTGACTCTATCTCTATGCCAGATAGTATTAGCAACATGAAGAATCTTCGGTACCTTAAAATCTTGGATAATTGCCACTTCAATAGCTTTCCTGCAACATTTTGTCGCCTTTATAATCTACAACTATTATATGCTAGGGAATGCAGATTTAAAGAAGTACCCAGAGACTTTAGTAATCTGAGCAATCTACACAAGTTTGAAGCGAAATTTCTTAAGATTGATGCTGGGTTGCTAAATAATTTCAATCTGATCACTGGAGAGTTGTCTATTTGTAATCTTTGTGAAATAAACAAGGACCAGGCAGCAAAATTTGAACTTATAAATAAGGAGGGTATTTTTAGCCTGACTCTGAATTGGTCTAATGGGATATCGCATTTGCCGGGATCTCCAGAGCACAATGAGGTACAAGTGTTTGAAGCATTACACCCTCCCACCAGTATCCAATCTGTGGACCTAGAATGTTATCCAGGTGAATACCTTCCAAGCTGGTTTCATGGTTCTGATGACCCTACCATTTTCTCATCATTGACAAACATAAGGGTCATAGACAGCCCGAGGTTATCAAGCCTTGAAAAGTTTCTACAACCAACTTATATGCCTGCCATCAAGAAAATACATATTGAAAACTGCACAGGTTTGGAATTTGTACCAGTAGAAATGTTTGGGGGTTTGCCTTCACTTGAAGAACTGAATGTGTGGAATTGTCCAAAGATCAACTCACAACGTTTGATGGCCCCATCCCTCAAGACACTTTTTTTGAGGGATTCTGGGAATCTTGGAGACGATATTGATTGTCATTCCCTAACGACTTTTCGTTTATCAAGCCACCAACTGGCATCTCTGACACTCAATAGAGAAAACTTCCCGCTACTCAGTTTCCTAAAAATTCAAAGCTGCAGAATGCTAGAGACTCTTATTGGGGGTTGGCCTATTCTGAAGAGCTTGTACATTTCGGGTTGTCCACGTCTCAAATGGGAAAATCGAATGGTGTTGCCATCGTCCCTCCAAAAGCTCCAGTTATGTGATTGTGGTTATTTTTCTGTGAGGTACTTGGAGAACCTCACTTCCCTCAAATCACTGGAGATGCTTACATGCAATCACATAGAGTACATTCCACGCGACCTGTGGAGCAGTAATCTCAAATCACTCCAGGAATTAAAGATTTGGGATTGTGAAGAGCTTGTATCAATTGGTGGACCAGAAGCAATTGCACACATACCAATAGTGCTCATTCAAGACTGCCCAAAGTTGATGGAAGTACGACAGCCCCTGCAGACAGGTTTTCAATGGTAG